The Coriobacteriia bacterium genome contains the following window.
TGCCCGAGCGTGTACATGACGACCTGGAAGGCCATCTTGGCCTCGTCGCCGAAATCGTAGCGGTACTCGCCGGCCGTGAGCGTCGGGCAGGCCTTGGGCTCCACCGCCACGAGGCGAGCCGAGGACTTGCCTTCGAGCCGGCGGTGGTAGTACGGGAACGAGATGCCCGCGAAGTTCGACCCGCCGCCGACGCAGCCGATGACCACGTCGGGCTCGGCCTCGGCCATCTCCATCTGCTTGACGCACTCCTCGCCGATGATCGTCTGGTGCAGGCACACGTGGTTGAGCACCGAGCCGAGCGAGTAGTGCGTGTCGTCGTGCGTCGCGGCCACCTCGACCGCCTCGGAGATCGCGATGCCCAGGGAGCCGGTCGAGTCCGGGTCCATCTGGAGCACGCGCTGCCCCGACTTGGTCAGCTTCGACGGCGACGGGTGCACGGTCGCGCCGTACGTCTCCATCAGCAGCCGCCGGTAAGGCTTCTGGTCGTAGCTGACCTTGACCATGAAGACCTCGATCTCGACGCCGAACAGCGCACCCGCGACCGCCAGCGCGCTCCCCCACTGCCCCGCGCCGGTCTCGGTGGCGATCTTGTCGATGCCCTCGGCCTTGTTGTAGTAGGCCTGGGCGATGGCGGTGTTGGGCTTGTGCGAGCCGGCGGGCGAGACGCCCTCGTACTTGTAGAAGATCCTGACCCCGTCGGGCAGGCCGAGGACCTTCTCCAGCGCCCGCGCGCGGTTGAGCGGGGCGGGACGGTACGTCTTGTACACGTCGATCACCGCGCCGGGGATGTCGATGTAGCGCTCGGGCGACATCTCCTGCGCGATCAGCCCCATCGGGAAGAGCACCTGCAGCTCCTCCAGGCTGACCGGCTCGCCGGCGGCGTTCAACGGCGGCGCCAGCGGCTCGGGCAGGTCAGGCAGCACGTTGTACCACGCCGTGGGCATGTCCTTCTCGTCGAGCATGAACCGCGTCCTCTCAGGCATCTCCTACCTCCGTCTCCCGCCCGGCGCCTGCCGGGGCGTCGCGCGACTCCTCGCTCCCTACACCCGGGCACCCGTCTTGGGAACCCCGGTCAGCTCCGCCAGCACGTCCTCCGGGAACGGCGCGCGCATCAGCCGTTCGCCTACGAGCACCGCCTCGGCGCCGGCCTCGACGGCCGCCTCGACATCCGCCCGCGTCCTCACGCCGCTCGCCGAGACGACCGTCACACCCCCGGCCGCCGCCTCGGCCACGACGCCCCGGGCCCGCGCCGGATCGACCTCCAGGGTGCGCATGTCGCGGCTGTTCACCCCCACGAGCTTCGCTCCGGCGCGCAGGGCGAGCTCCAGCTCGCCCGCGTCGTGCACCTCCACGAGCGCCTGCATCCCCAGCGTGGTCGCGAGATCCAGGTATCCGGCCACCTCCTCGGCCAGCACGCCGATCATCAGCAGCACCGCGTCGGCGCCGTGCCCCCGGGCGGCATAGAGTTGCGCGGGGTCGACCACGAAGTCCTTGGCGAGCACGGGGACGTC
Protein-coding sequences here:
- a CDS encoding indole-3-glycerol-phosphate synthase codes for the protein MTARRSARIAREYGALAPADRERLACCARPPRDFSAALTNRPDVAVIAEVKKASPSAGPIAPDCEASKQALHYQDGGAAAISVLTEPESFGGSFTDLSDVADAVDVPVLAKDFVVDPAQLYAARGHGADAVLLMIGVLAEEVAGYLDLATTLGMQALVEVHDAGELELALRAGAKLVGVNSRDMRTLEVDPARARGVVAEAAAGGVTVVSASGVRTRADVEAAVEAGAEAVLVGERLMRAPFPEDVLAELTGVPKTGARV
- a CDS encoding TrpB-like pyridoxal phosphate-dependent enzyme, with the protein product MPERTRFMLDEKDMPTAWYNVLPDLPEPLAPPLNAAGEPVSLEELQVLFPMGLIAQEMSPERYIDIPGAVIDVYKTYRPAPLNRARALEKVLGLPDGVRIFYKYEGVSPAGSHKPNTAIAQAYYNKAEGIDKIATETGAGQWGSALAVAGALFGVEIEVFMVKVSYDQKPYRRLLMETYGATVHPSPSKLTKSGQRVLQMDPDSTGSLGIAISEAVEVAATHDDTHYSLGSVLNHVCLHQTIIGEECVKQMEMAEAEPDVVIGCVGGGSNFAGISFPYYHRRLEGKSSARLVAVEPKACPTLTAGEYRYDFGDEAKMAFQVVMYTLGHDFVPAGIHAGGLRYHGDAPTVSALVKSGDIEAVAVHQTECFDAAVQFARAEGILPAPESSHAIRVAIDEALAAREAGEDKTVLFNLSGHGAFDLTAYEAYLRGELVDYDYAAGTTLCGDDL